In one window of uncultured Sphaerochaeta sp. DNA:
- a CDS encoding molybdopterin-dependent oxidoreductase Mo/Fe-S-binding subunit, which translates to MNKIVCTVNGKKHTVSCKQSESLREMLVRLGYTSVRDSDDKEGFAGSDTVIFNDVPVYANLMLALQAEGAEIKTAESMGTSRSLNVIQQAMIDAGVVQSAYNAPAAALLLTWLLEHESNPTKEQINQVLSGIFIRDAGYEHYYLAVKLALERMKDGKYKSEISPSFRDELTYVGKPKGKVDGPQLVAGEASFVEDRVLPGYHSMVILRSPYAHAYIKKIDTKKALAMEGVVTIITHENCPDVFYMQAGQGNPEPSPHDRRLLNRKVRHVGDRVAAIVAETYEQAVAARSAIKVEYEVLKPVFTVEEAMEEGAPRVHNGVAEYRSGAPENLEEYNKEADPRDGKVVYQFPLHGDIRRNIASAAHGQIGDVEKGFKEADAVVERTYQTSQIQCTPLEPHLAYARIDGGRLVINASTQVPYHVRRIVSWVCQIPENKIRIIKERVGGGYGSKQDILVEDLVGYATWVTGKPIYYRNTREEEFIANSTRHPMRMTVKMGGKKDGTITAVYMDVRANTGPYGNHCLTVPMNACSKTLPLLKCDNMKFDVITYYTNIPPTGAYQGYGAPKGTYSLMTCMAELAEKLGIDYYDMAMKNKVEPGYMLEILKGLGEGREGNVVPVGSCGLEQALTQGAKMIEWGKKVESKDPDWRIGKGFAMIQQGSGLPGLDHSNAWAKLLTDGTFQIFSGGADLGTGLDTISAKMISEAFCVPLDRVTVTSGDTDSCTFDTGAYASSGTYFSGGASYKAAQDLKKNLLDEAAYQMGEKAEDLILRSPGEVYSTKSGKTLDYAKLSHDALTGTGRGQVMGKGSFTTNHNSIPYGAHFVQVAVNVRTGQVKVQKYYALQDAGTPINPELALCQMYGAALKSVGHSLYEQMLLDENGVCINAKLSEYGVPMIDEQPEDFKAVLIDINDEVGPYGAKSISEIATNGAAPALAIAIHDAVGVWMRSWPFSPEKILKELGKI; encoded by the coding sequence ATGAACAAAATTGTCTGTACCGTTAACGGTAAGAAACATACAGTAAGTTGCAAGCAGTCAGAAAGCTTGCGCGAAATGCTCGTTCGCCTTGGGTATACCAGCGTACGTGACAGTGATGATAAGGAAGGCTTTGCAGGCAGTGATACCGTTATTTTCAATGACGTTCCTGTGTATGCCAATTTGATGTTGGCTCTTCAGGCTGAAGGTGCTGAGATCAAGACCGCTGAATCAATGGGTACCAGTCGAAGTCTGAATGTCATCCAGCAGGCCATGATCGATGCAGGCGTTGTACAGAGTGCTTACAATGCACCTGCTGCAGCGTTGCTTCTGACTTGGTTGCTTGAACATGAGAGTAATCCTACCAAGGAACAAATCAATCAGGTACTCAGTGGTATCTTTATACGCGATGCAGGCTATGAACACTACTATCTAGCAGTGAAGTTGGCTCTGGAAAGAATGAAGGATGGAAAATACAAGAGCGAAATTTCTCCCTCCTTTAGAGATGAGCTGACCTATGTTGGAAAGCCAAAGGGAAAGGTCGATGGACCGCAACTGGTTGCAGGCGAAGCTAGCTTCGTTGAGGACAGGGTTTTGCCGGGCTATCACTCAATGGTGATCCTTCGCAGCCCATACGCCCATGCTTACATCAAGAAGATCGATACCAAGAAAGCCCTGGCGATGGAAGGCGTGGTCACTATCATCACCCATGAGAACTGTCCTGATGTATTCTATATGCAGGCTGGGCAGGGGAATCCAGAACCCAGTCCACACGATCGAAGATTGCTCAACCGGAAGGTTAGGCATGTGGGTGACCGTGTAGCAGCAATCGTTGCAGAAACCTATGAACAGGCAGTTGCTGCTCGCTCTGCGATCAAGGTGGAGTATGAGGTACTCAAGCCGGTTTTCACCGTCGAGGAAGCAATGGAAGAAGGGGCCCCTCGTGTTCATAACGGGGTGGCAGAGTATCGCAGTGGTGCTCCCGAGAATTTGGAAGAGTACAACAAGGAAGCCGATCCCAGGGATGGAAAGGTTGTCTATCAGTTCCCTCTGCATGGTGATATCAGAAGAAATATTGCCTCAGCAGCCCATGGCCAGATCGGTGATGTGGAAAAGGGGTTCAAGGAAGCTGATGCAGTGGTCGAAAGAACCTACCAGACCAGTCAGATCCAGTGTACTCCCCTTGAGCCACACCTTGCCTATGCTAGGATTGATGGTGGAAGATTGGTTATCAATGCCTCCACCCAGGTTCCCTACCATGTGAGAAGAATTGTCTCTTGGGTCTGTCAGATTCCTGAGAACAAGATTCGAATCATCAAGGAGCGTGTTGGCGGTGGGTATGGCAGCAAGCAGGATATATTGGTTGAGGATCTGGTAGGATATGCCACTTGGGTAACCGGAAAACCAATCTACTACCGCAATACCCGTGAGGAAGAGTTTATCGCAAACTCCACTCGTCACCCGATGCGGATGACCGTCAAGATGGGCGGAAAGAAGGATGGCACAATCACAGCCGTGTATATGGATGTCAGGGCCAATACCGGACCATACGGCAACCACTGTCTTACTGTCCCGATGAATGCCTGTAGCAAGACCTTGCCTTTGCTCAAGTGCGACAACATGAAGTTTGATGTAATCACTTATTACACAAACATTCCACCTACAGGAGCCTACCAGGGCTATGGAGCCCCTAAGGGGACCTACTCACTGATGACCTGTATGGCGGAGCTTGCTGAAAAGCTGGGAATCGATTACTACGACATGGCCATGAAGAACAAGGTTGAACCAGGCTACATGCTTGAGATTCTCAAGGGCCTCGGCGAAGGCCGTGAAGGAAATGTGGTACCCGTCGGTTCATGTGGCTTGGAACAAGCCCTTACCCAGGGTGCAAAGATGATCGAGTGGGGCAAGAAAGTTGAATCCAAGGACCCCGACTGGAGAATCGGCAAGGGTTTTGCCATGATCCAGCAGGGAAGCGGGTTGCCCGGCCTCGACCACTCCAATGCATGGGCTAAACTGCTGACCGATGGAACATTCCAGATATTCAGTGGCGGCGCCGATTTGGGTACCGGGTTGGATACCATCAGCGCAAAGATGATCAGTGAAGCCTTCTGTGTGCCTTTGGACAGGGTGACCGTTACCAGTGGTGATACCGACAGCTGTACGTTTGACACAGGTGCTTATGCCTCAAGCGGAACCTACTTCAGTGGTGGTGCAAGCTACAAGGCTGCACAGGACCTGAAGAAGAATCTGCTTGATGAGGCAGCCTATCAGATGGGAGAGAAAGCAGAGGATTTGATCCTTCGCTCTCCTGGCGAGGTGTACAGTACCAAGAGTGGCAAGACACTTGATTACGCAAAGCTCAGTCATGATGCGCTTACCGGTACAGGTCGCGGTCAGGTGATGGGAAAAGGTTCCTTTACCACGAACCACAACTCCATCCCTTACGGTGCTCACTTTGTGCAGGTTGCGGTCAACGTCAGAACCGGCCAGGTAAAGGTACAGAAGTACTATGCTCTGCAGGATGCCGGTACCCCGATCAATCCGGAATTGGCACTCTGTCAGATGTATGGTGCAGCACTGAAGTCCGTCGGGCATTCGCTCTATGAGCAGATGCTCCTCGATGAGAATGGTGTATGTATCAATGCAAAACTGAGTGAGTATGGAGTCCCCATGATTGATGAACAGCCAGAGGACTTCAAGGCGGTCCTGATCGATATCAATGATGAGGTAGGCCCCTATGGAGCCAAATCCATCAGTGAGATCGCAACCAACGGAGCAGCTCCAGCACTCGCCATCGCCATACACGATGCAGTAGGAGTTTGGATGCGCAGTTGGCCGTTCTCACCTGAGAAGATCTTGAAGGAGCTTGGCAAGATTTAA